From the genome of Desmodus rotundus isolate HL8 chromosome 2, HLdesRot8A.1, whole genome shotgun sequence, one region includes:
- the GPR171 gene encoding G-protein coupled receptor 171: MTNSSIFCPVHRNLQPFTYFFYLVFLTGFIGSCFATWAFIQKNTNHRCVSIYLINLLTADFLLTLALPVKIVVDLGVAPWKLRIFHCQVTACLIYINMYLSIIFLAFVSIDRCLQLTHSCKIYRIQEPGFAKMISTVVWVMVLLIMVPNMLIPIKDIKEKPNVGCMEFKREIGKNWHLMTNFICVAIFLNFSVIILMSNCLVIRQLYRNKDNENYSNVKRALINILLVTTAYIVCFVPYHIVRIPYTLSQTEVISDCSTRNSLFKAKEATLLLAVSNLCVDPILYYHLSKAFRLKVTGTFVSQKDSKAQKKKSSTENDV, encoded by the coding sequence ATGACAAACAGTTCTATCTTCTGTCCAGTTCACAGAAATCTGCAACCAttcacatatttcttttatttagttttccttACTGGATTTATTGGAAGTTGTTTTGCAACCTGGGCTTTcatacagaaaaacacaaatcaTAGGTGCGTAAGCATATACTTAATTAATTTGCTGACAGCCGACTTCCTGCTGACTCTGGCATTACCAGTGAAAATTGTTGTTGACTTGGGCGTGGCACCCTGGAAGCTGAGGATATTCCATTGCCAAGTAACAGCCTGCCTCATCTACATTAACATGTACTTATCAATTATCTTCTTAGCATTTGTGAGCATTGATCGCTGCCTTCAGCTGACACACAGCTGCAAAATTTATCGAATACAAGAACCTGGATTTGCCAAAATGATATCTACTGTTGTGTGGGTAATGGTCCTTCTTATAATGGTGCCAAATATGTTGATACCCATCAAAGACATCAAGGAAAAGCCGAACGTGGGATGCATGGAATTCAAAAGGGAGATTGGAAAAAACTGGCACCTGATGACAAACTTTATATGTgtagctatatttttaaatttctcagtcATCATTTTAATGTCAAACTGCCTTGTAATTCGACAACTCTACAGAAACAAAGATAATGAAAATTACTCCAATGTGAAAAGAGCTCTCATCAACATACTCTTAGTAACTACAGCCTACATTGTATGTTTTGTTCCTTACCACATTGTCCGAATCCCATACACTCTCAGCCAGACTGAAGTCATATCTGACTGCTCGACTAGGAACTCGCTCTTCAAGGCCAAGGAGGCCACGCTGCTGCTGGCTGTGTCGAACTTGTGTGTTGATCCCATCCTGTACTACCACCTCTCAAAGGCATTCCGCCTAAAGGTCACTGGGACTTTTGTTTCACAAAAGGACAGcaaggctcagaaaaaaaaatcaagtactgAAAATGATGTATAA